In the Bacillus carboniphilus genome, one interval contains:
- the fusA gene encoding elongation factor G: MAREFSLENTRNIGIMAHIDAGKTTTTERVLYYTGRIHKIGETHEGASQMDWMEQEQERGITITSAATTAQWKGHRVNIIDTPGHVDFTVEVERSLRVLDGAVAVLDAQSGVEPQTETVWRQATTYGVPRVVFVNKMDKIGADFLYSLSTLHDRLQANAAAIQLPIGAEDQFEGIIDLVEMNATFYGNDLGTDIETREIPAEYMDQAEEYREKLIEAVAELDEELMEKYLGGEEISKEELKAAIRKGTVNVEFYPVICGSAFKNKGVQKMLDAVIDYLPSPLDVPSIKGTLPDSDEAVERHADDNEPFSALAFKVMTDPYVGKLTFFRVYSGTLSSGSYVQNSTKGKRERVGRILQMHANSREEISTVYAGDIAAAVGLKDTTTGDTLCEEKNLVILESMEFPEPVISLSIEPKSKADQDKMTTALQKLQEEDPTFRAHTDQETGQVIIAGMGELHLDILVDRMRREFKVEANVGAPQVAYRETFRNTAQVEGKFARQSGGRGQFGHVWIEFAPNEEGKGFEFENAIVGGVVPREYIPAVQAGLEDALERGVLAGFPLVDVKAKLFDGSYHDVDSSEMAFKIAASMALKNAASKCNPVILEPVMKVEVVIPEEYMGDIMGDVTSRRGRVEGMEARGNAQVVRAMVPLSEMFGYATSLRSNTQGRGTFSMHFDHYEEVPKSISEEIIKKHKGE; this comes from the coding sequence ATGGCCAGAGAGTTCTCCTTAGAAAATACGCGTAATATTGGGATCATGGCTCATATCGATGCTGGTAAAACAACAACTACTGAGCGTGTTCTTTATTACACTGGTCGTATTCACAAGATTGGTGAAACTCATGAAGGTGCATCTCAGATGGACTGGATGGAGCAAGAACAAGAACGTGGTATCACAATTACATCTGCAGCAACAACTGCACAATGGAAAGGTCACCGCGTAAACATTATCGATACACCAGGACACGTAGACTTCACAGTTGAAGTTGAACGTTCTCTACGTGTATTAGATGGTGCAGTTGCTGTTCTTGATGCTCAATCAGGTGTTGAACCTCAAACTGAAACAGTTTGGCGTCAAGCGACTACTTATGGAGTACCACGTGTTGTGTTTGTAAACAAAATGGATAAAATTGGTGCAGACTTCTTGTACTCACTAAGCACACTTCATGACCGTTTACAAGCTAACGCTGCAGCAATCCAATTACCTATTGGTGCTGAAGATCAATTCGAAGGTATCATTGACCTAGTTGAAATGAATGCTACATTCTATGGTAACGACTTAGGTACAGATATCGAAACTCGTGAAATTCCTGCTGAATACATGGATCAAGCTGAAGAGTACCGTGAAAAGCTAATTGAAGCGGTAGCTGAACTTGATGAAGAATTAATGGAAAAGTACCTAGGTGGAGAAGAAATCTCCAAAGAAGAGCTTAAAGCAGCTATTCGTAAAGGTACTGTAAACGTTGAATTCTATCCAGTAATCTGTGGTTCTGCATTTAAAAACAAAGGTGTTCAAAAAATGCTTGATGCAGTTATCGACTACCTTCCATCTCCACTGGATGTTCCTTCTATTAAAGGTACTCTACCAGATTCAGATGAAGCAGTTGAGCGTCATGCAGATGACAATGAACCGTTCTCAGCTTTAGCATTTAAAGTTATGACTGATCCTTATGTTGGTAAGCTTACATTCTTCCGTGTGTATTCTGGTACATTGAGCTCAGGTTCATATGTACAAAACTCAACAAAAGGTAAGCGTGAGCGTGTTGGTCGTATCCTTCAAATGCACGCAAACTCTCGTGAAGAGATTTCAACTGTATACGCAGGGGATATTGCTGCAGCAGTTGGATTGAAAGATACTACTACTGGTGATACTCTATGTGAGGAAAAGAACCTAGTTATCTTAGAATCAATGGAATTCCCAGAGCCAGTTATCTCACTTTCAATTGAACCAAAATCTAAAGCTGACCAAGATAAAATGACTACAGCTCTTCAAAAGCTTCAAGAAGAAGATCCAACATTCCGCGCTCATACTGACCAGGAAACTGGACAAGTTATCATCGCTGGAATGGGAGAGCTACACTTAGATATCCTTGTTGACCGTATGCGTCGTGAATTCAAGGTAGAAGCTAACGTGGGTGCACCACAGGTAGCTTACCGTGAAACATTCCGTAATACTGCACAAGTTGAGGGTAAATTTGCTCGTCAATCTGGTGGTCGTGGTCAATTCGGTCACGTTTGGATTGAATTCGCTCCAAACGAAGAAGGTAAAGGATTTGAATTTGAAAATGCTATCGTCGGTGGGGTTGTTCCTCGTGAATACATCCCTGCAGTTCAAGCTGGTCTTGAAGATGCTCTAGAAAGAGGGGTTCTTGCAGGATTCCCACTAGTTGACGTTAAAGCTAAATTATTTGATGGATCTTACCATGATGTAGACTCCAGTGAAATGGCGTTTAAAATTGCTGCTTCTATGGCACTTAAGAACGCTGCTTCAAAATGTAACCCAGTAATTCTTGAGCCTGTTATGAAGGTTGAAGTAGTTATTCCTGAGGAATACATGGGAGATATTATGGGTGATGTTACTTCTCGTCGTGGACGTGTAGAAGGTATGGAAGCTCGTGGTAACGCACAAGTTGTTCGTGCTATGGTTCCACTATCTGAAATGTTCGGATATGCAACTTCTTTACGTTCTAATACACAAGGTCGTGGTACATTCTCTATGCACTTCGATCACTACGAAGAAGTACCAAAGTCTATTTCTGAAGAAATTATTAAAAAACATAAAGGTGAATAA
- the tuf gene encoding elongation factor Tu encodes MGKAKFDRSKPHVNIGTIGHVDHGKTTLTAAITNVLFKKFGTGEARAYDQIDGAPEERERGITISTAHVEYETANRHYAHVDCPGHADYVKNMITGAAQMDGGILVVSAADGPMPQTREHILLSRQVGVPYLVVFMNKCDMVDDEELLELVEMEVRDLLSEYDFPGDDIPVIKGSALKALEGDAEWEEKIFELMDAVDEYVPTPERDTEKPFMMPVEDVFSITGRGTVATGRVERGQVKVGDEIEIIGLEEEPKKTTVTGVEMFRKLLDYAEAGDNIGALLRGVSRDDVQRGQVLAKPGTITPHTNFKAEVYVLSKEEGGRHTPFFSNYRPQFYFRTTDVTGIIHLPEGVEMVMPGDNVEMTVELIAPIAIEEGTKFSIREGGRTVGAGVVATIQK; translated from the coding sequence ATGGGTAAAGCTAAATTTGATCGCTCTAAGCCACACGTTAACATTGGTACAATCGGACACGTTGACCATGGTAAAACTACTTTAACTGCTGCTATCACTAACGTTCTTTTCAAAAAGTTCGGAACTGGTGAAGCGCGTGCGTACGACCAAATCGATGGTGCACCAGAAGAAAGAGAGCGTGGAATCACAATCTCTACTGCACACGTTGAGTATGAAACTGCAAATCGTCACTATGCACACGTTGACTGCCCAGGACATGCTGACTACGTTAAGAACATGATCACTGGTGCTGCACAAATGGACGGTGGTATCCTAGTAGTATCTGCTGCTGATGGTCCAATGCCACAAACTCGTGAGCACATTCTTCTTTCTCGTCAAGTAGGTGTTCCTTACCTAGTTGTATTCATGAACAAATGTGACATGGTAGACGACGAAGAACTACTTGAATTAGTAGAAATGGAAGTTCGTGACCTTCTTTCTGAGTATGACTTCCCAGGTGATGACATTCCTGTAATTAAAGGTTCTGCTCTTAAAGCTCTTGAAGGAGATGCTGAGTGGGAAGAAAAAATCTTCGAACTTATGGACGCTGTTGATGAGTACGTTCCAACTCCAGAACGTGACACTGAAAAGCCATTCATGATGCCAGTAGAGGATGTATTCTCTATCACTGGTCGTGGTACTGTTGCTACAGGTCGTGTTGAGCGTGGACAAGTAAAAGTTGGTGACGAAATCGAAATCATCGGTCTTGAAGAAGAGCCTAAGAAAACAACTGTAACTGGTGTTGAAATGTTCCGTAAGCTTCTTGACTATGCAGAAGCTGGAGACAACATTGGTGCACTTCTTCGTGGGGTTTCTCGTGACGATGTACAACGTGGTCAAGTACTAGCTAAGCCTGGTACTATCACTCCACACACTAACTTCAAAGCTGAAGTTTACGTTTTATCTAAAGAAGAAGGTGGACGTCATACTCCATTCTTCTCTAACTATCGCCCACAGTTCTACTTCCGTACAACTGACGTAACAGGAATCATTCACCTTCCTGAAGGAGTAGAAATGGTAATGCCTGGTGATAACGTTGAGATGACTGTTGAGCTTATCGCTCCTATCGCTATCGAAGAAGGTACTAAGTTCTCTATCCGTGAGGGTGGACGTACTGTAGGTGCTGGTGTCGTAGCTACTATCCAAAAATAA
- a CDS encoding MoxR family ATPase has product MTALLEIKRNIEKVIIGQEEVTDLMLISLLNQGHVLLESVPGTGKTMLAKTFAKSIDSDFKRIQFTPDVLPSDIVGIRFYNPKTQDFQLHYGPVMTNILLADEINRATPKTQSSLLEVMEERQVTIDGETHRLPSPFMVIATQNPVESQQGTFSLPTAQLDRFFMKIEIGYPNIEAEKDIIKKHLRDEPINQVSAVFNPNELVEIREQLKKVKISETIENYILEIVAETRNNPSIELGVSPRGTLALFRAAQGFAFLDGRDYVKPEDVKKSVYPVLTHRILLSSEAYMTYSSKQVIEEILKNIVVPVEAGV; this is encoded by the coding sequence ATGACAGCTTTATTAGAAATTAAGAGGAACATTGAGAAAGTAATAATTGGCCAAGAAGAGGTAACAGATCTAATGCTAATCTCTCTATTAAACCAAGGGCATGTTCTACTCGAAAGTGTTCCGGGGACAGGAAAAACCATGTTGGCCAAAACATTTGCGAAATCAATAGATAGTGATTTCAAAAGAATACAATTCACTCCGGATGTTCTACCAAGTGACATTGTAGGTATTCGTTTCTATAACCCTAAGACGCAAGATTTCCAGCTTCATTATGGGCCGGTCATGACAAACATCCTGCTTGCGGATGAAATTAACCGTGCTACTCCTAAGACACAGTCCAGCTTACTAGAAGTGATGGAAGAAAGACAAGTAACTATTGATGGAGAGACTCATCGACTACCATCACCATTTATGGTAATTGCAACACAGAATCCAGTTGAATCACAACAGGGTACATTTAGTTTGCCAACAGCCCAATTAGATAGATTCTTCATGAAAATTGAAATTGGATATCCTAACATTGAAGCTGAAAAGGATATCATTAAGAAACATCTAAGGGATGAACCTATTAACCAAGTCAGTGCTGTATTTAATCCAAACGAATTAGTTGAGATTCGCGAGCAGCTTAAGAAAGTTAAAATCTCAGAAACAATAGAAAATTATATATTAGAAATTGTGGCTGAGACGAGAAATAACCCATCTATTGAATTAGGAGTGAGCCCACGGGGTACTTTAGCATTATTTAGAGCTGCTCAAGGATTTGCATTCTTAGATGGAAGAGACTACGTAAAACCAGAAGATGTTAAGAAATCAGTTTATCCAGTTTTGACTCATAGAATCCTATTATCATCTGAGGCATACATGACCTATTCCTCTAAACAAGTGATAGAGGAAATATTAAAGAATATTGTAGTTCCGGTTGAAGCCGGGGTTTAA
- a CDS encoding DUF58 domain-containing protein, whose translation MWYRFYIRDRNIDLASKILLLFMILSIMFNSVLGVYFSILVFLFFKIQSLYLEYVGERLLLKNPKERIYLYKEDKGSFNFQFENNGLPILSGYIKIFIDSTLDPLIVDDEMTKENAPRDSSRGLVEVTLPFALGYRRSTNIEIPFEARTRGLAKVRKVEVVAKHPFGIGEVSLSFNYPFKQEALVFPTKRKIANPVTFPTTKEGQTPQNYSLHENILSTVGTRDYISSDSFKHIDWKATARRQELQTKIFEKASEHSVFISLNILDGYHLVSDLEEYIEKMAYLAKSFNDRDISFGIAVNVRTFGRTPFLYIPIGNGRDHLLKVFECLSLIDYQSMTIPYEKLIYFIAKQNMATPNWVNIGFSNEKINNLLYKVSFRKYNMFGLSEDGQSLVPYTFMKDKRGQAHG comes from the coding sequence ATGTGGTATCGATTTTATATTAGAGACCGCAATATTGATCTTGCCAGTAAAATATTACTTTTATTTATGATCTTAAGTATTATGTTTAACTCTGTTTTAGGTGTCTATTTCTCGATATTGGTTTTTTTGTTTTTTAAGATTCAAAGTCTTTACCTAGAGTATGTTGGTGAAAGGCTTCTTTTAAAAAATCCCAAGGAAAGAATCTATCTCTATAAAGAAGATAAAGGATCATTCAACTTCCAATTTGAGAACAATGGTTTACCTATACTTTCGGGATATATAAAAATCTTTATCGATAGTACGTTAGACCCTCTAATAGTAGATGATGAAATGACCAAAGAAAATGCTCCTCGTGATAGCAGCAGAGGCTTAGTTGAGGTAACATTACCGTTTGCTTTAGGATATAGGCGTTCAACTAATATAGAAATTCCCTTCGAGGCTAGAACCAGAGGTTTAGCAAAGGTGAGGAAAGTGGAAGTGGTTGCAAAGCATCCATTTGGAATTGGAGAGGTTTCCCTATCGTTTAATTACCCATTTAAACAAGAGGCTCTAGTCTTTCCTACAAAAAGGAAAATTGCAAATCCGGTCACTTTTCCAACCACTAAAGAAGGGCAAACACCTCAAAACTATTCCCTTCATGAGAATATTTTGAGTACTGTTGGAACGAGAGATTATATTTCAAGTGATAGCTTTAAACATATTGACTGGAAGGCTACTGCTAGAAGACAGGAGCTTCAAACGAAGATATTTGAAAAGGCATCTGAGCACAGTGTTTTTATTTCTCTAAATATACTGGATGGGTATCATCTTGTTTCAGATCTTGAAGAGTATATTGAAAAGATGGCCTATTTGGCTAAGAGCTTTAACGATCGTGATATCTCATTTGGAATAGCTGTTAATGTAAGGACATTCGGTAGAACGCCATTCCTATACATCCCTATTGGAAATGGTAGAGATCATTTGCTCAAAGTTTTCGAGTGTTTATCACTTATAGACTATCAATCCATGACTATACCTTACGAGAAGCTCATATATTTTATTGCTAAACAGAATATGGCAACTCCTAATTGGGTTAACATAGGATTTAGTAACGAGAAAATTAATAACCTTCTTTATAAAGTGTCCTTTAGAAAATATAACATGTTTGGATTATCGGAAGATGGTCAAAGCTTAGTTCCTTATACATTTATGAAAGACAAAAGGGGGCAAGCTCATGGGTAA
- a CDS encoding DUF58 domain-containing protein, whose translation MWYRDQRGDKYIAGTFYVFVFMTITFMFFGNKQGIVFSIFAAIVLFLSMMYVKYVGKKLTLTNLKDKNYYYREDEGAFTLEFENKGIPILSANLRVHMDPYLDPILIDREMVKNKVQANRKYGLVEVEVPFSVGFRQNLTLSLPFIAKQRGKARISVIELLINNPLGFGEVSLTFMQEYKQEAVVFPVTKQVNGHLSFSTQKEGETPLLFAIHENPLSPVGVRDYALGDHFKNIHWKATARKQTLQTKINEKASDTSLIISYNIAEGIGLRPDFEEQIERIAYLAQSFHKQDISFGLAINVRSYGETPFLYIPLGKGKDHMLRILEALAVITSFTMTTPYKKVLYSMQRMDVSNVLHLGSLNSEHSQIFQMMNRRNYSIYQITSDGGTIIPQAGAKSGGSLSHG comes from the coding sequence ATGTGGTATCGAGACCAAAGGGGAGACAAATATATAGCAGGTACATTCTATGTATTTGTTTTTATGACCATAACTTTTATGTTCTTTGGAAATAAACAAGGAATCGTATTTTCCATATTTGCAGCGATTGTTCTTTTTTTGTCTATGATGTACGTCAAGTATGTAGGGAAAAAGTTAACTCTTACTAACCTCAAAGATAAAAACTATTACTATAGGGAAGACGAAGGTGCTTTTACACTAGAGTTCGAAAACAAAGGCATCCCCATTTTATCTGCCAATCTAAGGGTTCACATGGACCCTTATTTGGACCCTATTTTAATAGATAGAGAAATGGTCAAGAATAAAGTGCAGGCAAATCGAAAGTACGGTTTAGTCGAGGTGGAAGTTCCTTTTTCCGTGGGGTTCAGACAAAATCTAACCTTAAGCCTCCCTTTCATTGCAAAGCAAAGAGGTAAGGCAAGGATCAGTGTTATTGAGCTCCTCATTAACAATCCATTAGGTTTTGGGGAAGTAAGTCTAACCTTTATGCAAGAGTACAAACAGGAAGCAGTTGTTTTCCCTGTTACAAAACAAGTAAATGGCCATTTATCCTTTTCTACACAAAAGGAAGGAGAAACCCCCTTACTTTTTGCGATCCACGAAAATCCTCTTAGTCCAGTCGGGGTGAGAGACTACGCCTTGGGTGATCATTTTAAGAATATTCATTGGAAAGCGACAGCGAGAAAGCAAACTCTACAAACAAAAATTAATGAGAAAGCTTCAGATACGAGTTTAATCATTAGCTATAACATTGCGGAAGGGATTGGTCTTAGACCAGACTTTGAAGAGCAAATAGAAAGAATTGCTTATTTAGCCCAAAGCTTTCATAAACAAGATATTAGCTTTGGGCTTGCCATAAACGTAAGGTCCTATGGAGAAACCCCTTTTCTTTATATCCCTTTAGGTAAAGGAAAAGACCATATGTTACGTATACTTGAGGCGTTAGCAGTTATCACAAGCTTTACAATGACTACGCCTTATAAAAAGGTTCTATATAGTATGCAAAGAATGGATGTCTCGAATGTCCTCCATTTAGGTTCATTAAATAGTGAACACTCTCAAATTTTCCAAATGATGAACAGAAGAAATTACAGTATTTATCAAATAACATCTGATGGGGGAACCATTATTCCTCAAGCTGGAGCGAAGAGTGGAGGTAGCCTATCTCATGGTTAA